Proteins encoded together in one Orbaceae bacterium lpD01 window:
- the prlC gene encoding oligopeptidase A, producing MTNPLLANEALPLFSQIKPAHVLPAVKSAIAHCRSTIEQVVNQSDDYTWDNLIQPIDEADEKFGRIWSPVSHLNSVQNSAELREAYEAALPLISEYGTWVGQHKGLYEAYKQLKASAHYHALTKAQRKAVDNALRDFELSGIGLAPEQQKRYGEIVAKLSELSSNYSNNVLDATMGWSMLIEDEKQLAGLPESALAAAKAQAEAKEQSGFSLTLDMPSYIPVLTYCDNRELRHELYHAYVTRASDQGPHAGEWDNTENIEQILALRYELATLLGFDTYADKSLATKMAQRPAQVLAFLTDLAQRAKPQGEEELAQLKRYAYEYFGASELKPWDIAYYSEKQKQHLYSINDEELRPYFPESTVLKGLFEVVNRIFGITAKERHDIDVWHDQVRFFELYDKQGELKGSFYLDLYAREHKRGGAWMDDCLGRMRFADGHVQKPVAYLTCNFNRPIGDKPALFTHDEVTTLFHEFGHGLHHMLTEIETSAVAGINGVPWDAVELPSQFLENWCWQPEALSFISGHYETGESLPKEMLERMLEAKNYQAALFILRQLEFGLFDFRLHHEYSPAKGAQLLDTLQQVRKQVAVVPTVEWGRFPHAFSHIFAGGYAAGYYSYLWAEVLSADVFSRFEEEGIFNVKTGNAFLDNILSQGGSDEPMTLFKKFRGREPELDALLRHYGISK from the coding sequence ATGACCAATCCATTACTCGCCAATGAAGCGTTACCTCTATTTTCGCAAATTAAACCGGCACATGTGTTACCTGCCGTAAAATCAGCTATTGCGCATTGCCGATCAACCATTGAACAAGTGGTCAACCAGTCAGATGATTATACTTGGGATAACTTAATCCAACCCATTGATGAAGCAGATGAGAAATTTGGTCGTATTTGGTCACCGGTGAGTCATCTCAATTCGGTACAAAATAGTGCAGAACTTCGTGAAGCTTATGAAGCCGCATTACCGTTAATTTCTGAATATGGTACCTGGGTCGGTCAACATAAAGGGTTATACGAAGCCTACAAACAACTTAAAGCGAGCGCGCACTATCATGCTTTGACGAAAGCGCAGCGTAAAGCCGTTGATAATGCATTACGTGATTTTGAACTTTCTGGGATTGGTTTAGCGCCAGAACAACAAAAACGTTACGGTGAAATTGTCGCTAAGTTATCTGAACTATCCTCAAATTATAGCAATAATGTGCTCGATGCCACCATGGGCTGGAGTATGCTGATTGAGGATGAAAAACAGCTGGCAGGGCTGCCTGAAAGTGCGCTTGCCGCCGCAAAAGCACAAGCGGAAGCGAAAGAACAATCAGGATTTTCGCTGACACTCGATATGCCGAGTTATATTCCGGTATTAACTTATTGTGATAATCGAGAACTTCGTCATGAACTGTATCATGCTTATGTGACGCGCGCTTCAGATCAAGGACCCCATGCTGGCGAGTGGGATAACACTGAGAATATTGAGCAAATTTTGGCGCTGCGTTATGAGCTAGCAACTTTATTAGGTTTTGATACTTATGCCGATAAATCCTTAGCGACCAAAATGGCGCAGCGTCCAGCTCAGGTCTTAGCTTTTTTAACTGATTTGGCGCAGCGTGCGAAACCGCAAGGTGAGGAAGAACTGGCTCAATTAAAACGTTATGCTTATGAATATTTTGGTGCCAGTGAACTTAAGCCTTGGGATATTGCTTACTATAGTGAGAAACAAAAACAGCACTTATACTCCATTAACGATGAAGAGTTACGCCCCTATTTTCCAGAGTCTACCGTTTTAAAAGGCTTATTTGAAGTAGTTAATCGTATTTTTGGTATCACTGCCAAAGAGCGTCATGATATTGATGTCTGGCATGATCAGGTGAGATTTTTTGAACTCTATGACAAACAAGGTGAACTAAAAGGCAGTTTTTATCTGGATCTTTATGCCAGAGAGCATAAACGTGGTGGAGCCTGGATGGATGACTGTTTAGGTCGCATGCGTTTTGCGGACGGTCACGTACAAAAACCAGTTGCTTATTTAACCTGTAATTTCAATCGTCCGATTGGTGATAAACCAGCCCTCTTTACCCATGATGAAGTCACGACGCTGTTTCATGAGTTTGGGCATGGCTTACATCATATGTTAACTGAGATTGAAACCTCAGCAGTTGCCGGTATCAATGGCGTGCCTTGGGATGCGGTTGAGTTGCCGAGTCAATTTTTAGAAAACTGGTGCTGGCAGCCAGAAGCGTTAAGTTTTATTTCCGGTCATTATGAAACAGGCGAGTCATTACCGAAAGAGATGCTTGAGCGCATGCTTGAAGCTAAAAACTATCAGGCTGCTTTATTTATTCTGCGTCAGCTTGAGTTTGGTTTGTTCGATTTTCGTCTTCATCATGAGTATTCACCAGCAAAAGGGGCGCAATTACTCGATACCTTGCAGCAAGTCAGAAAACAAGTTGCAGTCGTGCCAACAGTTGAATGGGGCCGTTTCCCTCACGCCTTTAGTCATATTTTTGCTGGCGGGTACGCGGCGGGGTATTATAGTTATTTATGGGCTGAAGTCTTATCAGCTGACGTCTTTTCTCGCTTTGAAGAAGAGGGGATTTTTAATGTTAAAACCGGCAATGCGTTTTTAGATAATA
- the aguA gene encoding agmatine deiminase, whose protein sequence is MELTTLATRPSNDGFWMPAEWAAHEAVWMLWPYRADNWRESARPAQQNYAAIAEAISAVTPVFMGVPEELIDQAKRILPSAVTIVPMESDDAWARDCGPTMVINGQGERRGIDWIFNSWGGLKGGLYYPWDKDEQVAPQILSHHQFKRYQAGIVIEGGGIHVDGDGTCIVTEEVHLNPDRNPGLTKEQIEDFLRDYLNVDKIIWLPLGVYEDETSGHIDNMCCFSKPGELLLTWTDDETDPQYARSKAALDVLEKATDAKGRQLLVRKLQQPGPLYITPEEASTIQTSPGMNREAGHRLAGSYVNFLITNGRIILPQFDPKTDANAIKVVQEAFPDHKIIGVPSREILLGGGNIHCITQQIPSGRL, encoded by the coding sequence CCTGCCGAATGGGCTGCGCATGAAGCAGTATGGATGTTATGGCCTTATCGTGCTGATAACTGGCGTGAAAGTGCCAGACCAGCCCAGCAAAACTATGCAGCGATTGCCGAAGCAATTAGTGCCGTAACACCTGTATTTATGGGTGTTCCTGAAGAGTTAATTGATCAAGCTAAACGAATTTTACCTTCAGCGGTCACCATTGTGCCGATGGAAAGTGATGATGCATGGGCGCGTGATTGTGGTCCGACCATGGTTATCAATGGACAAGGTGAAAGACGCGGTATCGACTGGATCTTTAACTCATGGGGTGGTTTAAAAGGCGGTCTTTACTATCCTTGGGATAAAGATGAGCAAGTCGCACCACAAATTCTATCACATCATCAATTTAAACGTTATCAGGCTGGGATTGTGATTGAAGGTGGTGGTATTCATGTTGATGGTGACGGTACCTGTATTGTGACCGAAGAAGTGCATTTAAATCCGGATCGAAATCCTGGCTTAACCAAAGAACAAATTGAAGATTTTTTACGTGATTATCTCAATGTCGATAAAATTATCTGGTTACCATTAGGCGTATACGAAGATGAAACTTCAGGACATATCGATAATATGTGCTGTTTCTCTAAGCCTGGAGAGTTGTTATTAACCTGGACAGATGATGAAACAGACCCACAATATGCACGTTCAAAAGCCGCATTAGACGTTTTAGAAAAAGCCACTGATGCGAAAGGTCGTCAACTATTAGTTCGTAAATTGCAGCAGCCTGGTCCGCTATATATCACACCTGAAGAGGCGAGTACGATTCAAACCAGTCCTGGTATGAATCGAGAAGCAGGACACCGTTTAGCTGGTTCATATGTGAACTTTTTAATTACTAATGGTCGTATTATTTTGCCTCAGTTTGATCCAAAAACAGATGCAAATGCGATTAAAGTCGTTCAAGAAGCTTTCCCTGATCATAAGATTATTGGTGTACCAAGCCGTGAAATCTTATTAGGTGGTGGCAATATTCACTGTATTACACAACAGATCCCTAGCGGTCGTCTATAG
- a CDS encoding phosphatidylserine decarboxylase family protein: MNTEMKPCQKTFTVGKWMPSDQATLTTWMSKIMAKADQDTGPLLPSVQGLKDFIESDAKAYMFFTQMFDQVSKKLTTSPSGLPQVRDYQHMLKLFNVIMTHAPEFDETGLVGCPFNAILDWSMATEGGWAGFIDDKVNVHLKTMLDEWGLFLQSYESTEVLSDDPKKGWFGEDAKKAMPTFVNDFECDPTLPHYGFKSWDDFFTRKFREGVRPVAEPDNNAVIVNACESAPYRLAHNVQLRDNFWIKAQPYALQFMMDNDPFVEKFVGGTIYQAFLSALSYHRWHSPVSGRVVKTRLIEGTYYSQTRSVGLDPAGPDYAQGYIAEVATRGLIFIESDNPDIGLMCFMAIGMAEVSTCDIRVFEGQRIEKGQELGMFHFGGSTHCLFFGPDVDLEFDLHGQTPSLDSHNIPINARLATVKSRKA; this comes from the coding sequence ATGAATACTGAAATGAAACCTTGCCAAAAAACTTTTACTGTTGGTAAATGGATGCCATCAGATCAAGCAACATTAACGACTTGGATGAGTAAAATTATGGCGAAAGCTGACCAGGACACCGGGCCGCTATTACCGTCAGTACAAGGTTTGAAAGACTTTATCGAAAGCGATGCCAAAGCCTATATGTTCTTTACGCAAATGTTTGATCAAGTCTCAAAAAAACTGACTACATCGCCCTCAGGTTTACCGCAAGTTCGTGATTATCAACACATGTTAAAGCTATTTAATGTGATCATGACGCATGCACCAGAATTTGATGAAACAGGTTTAGTCGGTTGTCCGTTTAATGCTATTTTAGACTGGTCAATGGCGACCGAGGGTGGCTGGGCCGGTTTTATCGATGATAAAGTGAATGTCCATTTAAAAACCATGCTCGATGAGTGGGGTCTATTTTTACAATCTTATGAAAGTACTGAAGTGTTAAGTGATGATCCGAAGAAAGGTTGGTTTGGTGAAGATGCGAAAAAAGCGATGCCGACTTTCGTCAATGATTTTGAGTGTGATCCAACCTTACCTCATTATGGTTTTAAATCATGGGATGATTTCTTCACGCGTAAGTTCCGTGAGGGTGTGAGACCAGTCGCTGAACCTGATAATAATGCAGTGATCGTCAATGCTTGTGAATCTGCGCCATATCGTTTAGCGCATAATGTACAATTACGTGATAATTTCTGGATTAAAGCCCAACCTTATGCATTACAATTTATGATGGATAATGATCCATTTGTTGAGAAGTTTGTTGGCGGGACTATCTATCAGGCATTTTTAAGTGCACTGAGTTATCATCGTTGGCATTCACCAGTCTCAGGCCGAGTTGTAAAAACGCGTCTGATTGAAGGGACTTATTATTCTCAAACGCGTAGTGTTGGATTAGATCCCGCCGGTCCAGACTATGCACAAGGTTATATCGCTGAAGTGGCGACACGTGGTTTAATTTTTATTGAATCAGATAACCCAGATATTGGCTTGATGTGTTTTATGGCGATTGGTATGGCTGAAGTCTCTACTTGTGATATTCGTGTATTTGAAGGTCAGCGTATCGAAAAAGGTCAGGAGCTCGGTATGTTCCATTTTGGTGGCTCAACACATTGCTTATTCTTCGGACCAGATGTTGATTTAGAATTTGATTTACATGGCCAAACACCAAGCTTAGATAGTCATAATATTCCAATTAATGCCCGTTTAGCTACGGTAAAATCGCGTAAAGCATAA
- a CDS encoding basic amino acid/polyamine antiporter has product MADSSSNSNVAAGTANGGAKKQIGVLAMTLLVVSAMFGGGVFNIPQNMAQSAALSAILIAWAVTIIGIFFLARTFQILADVRPDMTSGIYMYSRVGFGKLVGFLIAWGYWMSAAFGNVGYAVLLMDALNYFFPPYFSGGNTWQAVLVASVCIWLLGIFVMRGVKGASILNNIGTIAKFVPIILFIIIAGYFCFSGHLFTSDFWGNVSNSALQDKPLGNILDQIKSTMLVTLWMYIGIEGAVVMSDKANPRTVSKATIFGFLTVSILYVLISIVPFGFMSQGEMAHLAPPSTAAILTQLVGTWGGVVINVGVIIALLSSWLVWTLLVAELPWACGKDGTFPKIFAKTNSQGIASVSLWVSTVIMQIAMLLVYFSNNAWNVMLSITGVVILPAYIGSAAYLWKLIANKQYPAKAMHTAKAALFISVMATVYGLWLVYSAGLQYLLAGTVIYSIGLIVFIWARKEKAPNEPVFNKIELIVAIALVAIAVVTLVMLFTGALPEVYQP; this is encoded by the coding sequence ATGGCAGATTCATCATCTAATAGTAATGTAGCAGCAGGCACGGCAAACGGCGGCGCTAAAAAACAGATCGGCGTGTTAGCAATGACATTGTTGGTTGTCAGTGCAATGTTCGGTGGCGGTGTCTTTAATATTCCACAAAATATGGCGCAGTCAGCGGCATTAAGTGCCATCTTGATTGCCTGGGCTGTGACGATTATCGGGATCTTTTTCCTGGCAAGAACGTTCCAAATTCTTGCCGATGTTCGTCCAGATATGACATCTGGCATCTATATGTATTCTCGGGTTGGTTTTGGTAAGCTGGTTGGTTTTCTCATCGCATGGGGATACTGGATGTCAGCCGCCTTTGGTAATGTTGGCTATGCCGTCTTACTGATGGACGCGTTAAACTATTTCTTCCCACCTTATTTTTCCGGCGGGAATACCTGGCAAGCCGTTTTAGTTGCGTCAGTTTGTATTTGGTTATTGGGTATCTTTGTTATGCGTGGTGTAAAAGGCGCATCTATTCTCAATAATATTGGTACCATTGCTAAATTTGTGCCAATTATTCTATTCATTATTATTGCGGGTTATTTTTGTTTCTCTGGTCACTTATTTACGTCTGATTTTTGGGGCAATGTCTCGAATAGTGCGCTGCAAGATAAACCTCTTGGTAATATTCTTGATCAAATCAAAAGTACCATGCTGGTGACTTTATGGATGTATATCGGTATTGAAGGTGCCGTTGTCATGTCTGATAAAGCGAATCCACGTACTGTCAGTAAAGCCACAATTTTTGGTTTTTTAACCGTATCTATTTTATATGTACTTATCTCTATTGTGCCATTTGGTTTTATGTCACAAGGCGAAATGGCTCATTTAGCACCACCTTCAACTGCCGCTATTCTGACACAGTTGGTGGGTACGTGGGGCGGTGTTGTGATTAATGTTGGCGTGATTATTGCGCTGCTTTCATCTTGGTTAGTTTGGACCTTATTGGTCGCAGAATTACCATGGGCTTGCGGTAAAGATGGTACGTTTCCTAAGATATTTGCTAAGACAAATTCTCAAGGTATAGCCTCTGTCTCACTTTGGGTTTCAACGGTCATTATGCAGATAGCAATGTTGTTAGTGTACTTCTCTAACAATGCATGGAATGTGATGTTATCAATTACCGGTGTGGTTATTTTACCCGCTTATATTGGTTCAGCCGCTTATTTATGGAAATTAATCGCGAATAAACAGTATCCAGCAAAAGCGATGCATACAGCGAAAGCTGCGTTATTCATAAGTGTAATGGCAACTGTATATGGTTTATGGCTGGTTTATTCTGCCGGTTTGCAATATTTACTCGCAGGAACGGTGATATATTCGATTGGTTTGATCGTCTTCATCTGGGCACGCAAGGAAAAAGCACCGAATGAACCTGTCTTTAATAAGATTGAACTGATAGTTGCGATTGCTTTGGTTGCGATTGCGGTGGTGACTTTAGTCATGCTATTTACCGGCGCTTTACCTGAAGTTTATCAGCCTTAA